The sequence GCCCTCGCTCAAACAGAGCCAGCGGAGTCTTCGGCAAGCATTCGCCTGCGTGTCGAACAAGCTCGGCAGATCCAGATCCAACGCTTCCAAGGTCTGAAAGGCATTCACACCAACAGCGCCATGACGCCGCGGCTCATCAAACGGCACTGCGAGCTGGATGCGGAGTCGGGCGCTCTCATGGAGCAGGCCATGGGTAATATGAACTTCAGTGCCCGCGCCCATGACCGCATCTTGAAAGTGGCCCGCACATTGGCCGACCTTCGTGGTTTGGAAAAAATCGATGCGGATTGCGTCCTCGAAGCGGTGAACTACCGCACTCTGGACAGGAACCTGTGGAGTTGAGTTCGCTCCCCAGGTTGACTTCATTTTTGTGACGACAAACTGAGCTGACCGAATTCAGCCAGCCCTCTCCAATCAAATTAGCGCTGGCTGATTGTGGCTCTCAATCACGGCCCAAGCATTATGATTGTGAATGGACTCGAAGTTTTCAGCCTCCACCCGGAACCATTTGATCTGCTTATGACCGTAAGCCTTCTGCGCCACGCTGCGGACCAGGTCTTCGACGAAGACCGGGTTGTCGTAAGCTGCTTCGGTGACGTATTTTTCATCGGGGCGCTTCAGCACACTGTAAAGTTGGCTGCTGGCGCTGGCTTCCACGAGTTCAATGAGGTCTTCAATCCAGATCGGCTGGCGGAAACGCACCGAGAGCGTCACCAAGCCACGCTGATTGTGAGCCCCACGCTCGCTGATCGCCTTGGAGCACGGGCAAAGCGTGGCCACAGGCACCTCGACGGTGACGACGTAGTCCACTTCATCGCCCTCGGCATTGACCTCGAACACCACTCCGTAATCCAGAAGTCCTTCAGCCTTGGTCACAGGGGCGCGCTTGGCCCGAAAATAGGGGAAGCGCATCTCCACATGGGCCTTGCGGGCATTCAGGCGCGACAAAAGTTCACGCGGCATGGCAGCTATGCTGGCGACGGTCAACTCACGGCCATGGGCATGAAGCACCTCGACAAAACGGCTCATGTGAGTGCCCTTGTAGTGATGCGGCAGATCTACAGCCATGGTCACCGTAGCCACGGTGTGCTGTTGGGACTGGTCGCGATCACGTATGCGCAGAGGGAAGCGCAGATTTTTCACGCCAACACGGTCGATCGCGATTTTACGATCATCCCGCTCGTTCTGAGTGTCTTTGAGGGAGGAAGGCATCCGGAAATATACGAAACAAAATTTCCCACTGCCGCAGCTAGCAACAGTGGGAAAAGATTTTCAGCACCGCTATCGAACGGCTCAGGGGAGCAAGTTCACCGCGCGAGCACGCTTCACTTCGCGGGTCACTTTGCGATGAAGCCAAGCTGGCAGACCCGTGACACGGCGGGGGATCAGCTTACCAGTCTCCGTGAGGAAACGAGCGAGGAGCTCAGGATTGGAATAGTTAAGCTTCTCCACCGGGATGTCCATCCGGCGACGAGGCATCCGGCGGTTGTTCTTGCGGAGGGAGATGAGGCGTTCGGTAGTCTTAGGTTGCATGACGGTAACGGCAGCAGATTAGCGGATCTCACGATGCAGGGTGCGACGCTTGAGGAAGGGATTGAACTTCACTTTCTCAAGACGACCCGGAGTGCGCGGGCTCTTTTTGTTGCGAGTGCTGACGTAACGGGACGTGGGCATGCCCTCCGCTTTCGCTTCCGTGCATTCGAGGATGATGATTTCGCGTGCCATAAAATTGGGGCCGTGAGCTTAGACTACTCTTTACTGAAGTCAAGCGACTCGTTATTATTGCTGCTCGAACTGCCGGAATCTTCCTCGTCGCGATCGTCATCGCCGTCGTCGGAGGCTTCATCCAGGCCGAACAGAGAACGGACGGGACGGTTCCAGCGACCACTGCGCTGCTCACGCTCAATGCGCTCCTGGCAGCCGACGGTGAAACGGGTGAATGGGAGAGCTTCGAGACGCTCTTCAGGGATGGTTTCGCCAGACATTTCGCAGATGCCATACATGCCCAGATCAATGCGCTTGAGGGCTTCATTGATTTCATAGATGGCGTCTTGTTCCTTGGCCAGGAGGCTGAGGGCGAAGTCGCGGTCATAAGCATCACTGCCGGCATCGGCCTGATGCATGCCAAAGGCGGATGAATCGCCCTCGCTGCCACGCAGGCTGCTGTTGGTCACGCCTTCAGCGGAGTTCAGGTAGGCGTCGCGCAGTTCCACGAGGCGCTGGCGCTGCTTCTTGAGAAAGGCCGCTGGGAGCACGGGCTTTTTCGGCGGCGTGTCCATGGTGATGCCTTCATCTTCAGCACGGCCGGTGCGGCGGACGTTGGTGATTTTAGGGGTTGATGCAGAGGCCTTGGGTTTAGCCGGGGCAGCCACTTTTTCCTCCTTGGGAGCTGGGGCAGCTTTTTTCGTGGCTGCTGGAGCAGGGGCCTCCTTCGCAGGGGCTGGAGCAGAAGCTTTTTCTTTTTTAGCGGCCGGGGCTGGGGCAGCAGCCGCTTTTTCCTTCTTGGCAGGAGCTTCCTTCACTGCGGCTTTTTTAGCAGGCGCGGCATTGGCGGCAGGCTTAGGAGCAGCGGCTTTTTTGGCAGCCGGTTTAGGGGCGGCAGATTTGGCAGGGGCTTTCTCTTTCTTCACGGGGGGAGATTTCTTCGGCGCAGGGTTGGCCGCCTTGGTCACGGGCTTGGCTGGGGACTTGGATGCTGGTTTAGCAACCTTAGCCGGGGCTTTCGCGGCGGGCTTTGCTGGAGCTTTCGTCGCAGGTTTTGCCGGAGCTTTGGGCGCTGGGGTCTTTTTCGCAGGCATGGCTCGTGAGGTTGGGGCGTTGATTCGCTTGGCATCCACCGATTTTTCGCAATCGGCGGAAAGAGCGCGGATAGTGATGTGCTTTGCCAAAAATGGCAACCGGAATTCCCAAGCAGAATTTTAGCCTTATCTGCCAAAATCACCCTATTATCACCCCATGGTCGAAATTTCCCGGTGTAACCAAGCCCTGGCATAAGCCCAATCACGTTTGGCGGTCGGCTCGGAGACGCCCAGGACTTCCGCCGCTTCGGCAAAGGTCAATCCGACGAAATAGTGCAGTTTCACCAACTCTGCTTTACGAGGATCTTCCGCGGCCAATTTATCCAGCGCCTCGTGCACGGCGAGGAGTTCATCATCTTGCGCCACCGGGGCTGCGACGGGCAAATCATCGTCCAGCATCACCTGCTCCTGGCCGGCCCCGTGACGCACGGCGCGTCGCCTGCGCGCCCGGTCGATCAAAATCCGACGCATGGCCTCCGCCGCCGCCCCAAAGTAGTGGCTTCGGTTTTGGAAATTCGCAGCCCCGAGCTTTAACCAAGCCTCATGGACCAAGGCGGTGGCTTGCAGCGTCTGGCCAGGCAACTCCCGTGCCATCTTGGCGGCAGCCAGCTTGCGCAGCTCGGCATAAACGGCCGTCAAAAGCTGGTTAGGCGCAGATTCCTGCCCCTGCTGGCAGGCCTGAAGGAGAAGGGTGATCTGATTCATCGGGCAAAGTCAGCGTAAAATTCGATTCAGATCCAGAACGAAACACAAGCCAAGCTTAAAGCCAATAACCCGACACTGCAAAGTCCCGCCACCACACTACGCTTTTCCATCGCGCCCATTAAACTTTTCACCGCCAGGGCCAAGCCTGGCAGTCCACAGAACAACCATGCTGCCAGGGCAAACGGATGGACAAGCAAGGCGATGAGCAATCGCAGATGCAAGGCCTCTGCCCCCGTCAACTGCGACACGAGAGAGGCGGTCCAGGCACCTGCGATCGAGATGCCTAACAATAGCAGCCCGAGCCAAAGATCATGGGTTAAGGAAGAGACGCTGACGGATGTTTCGTGTTTCATGCCCACCCATGCGCAGGCAGGCAGGAAATCGGATCATCCTTCATCATTTATTTTCCAGGCAGCCCCGCCAGCTTTCGCGCATAGGTCAGGGTATCGATTTCCTCCACCGCTTTATCTTTGCGGATCGCTTTGATGCGTGGGAAGCGGAGAGCCAAGCCGCTGTCATGTCGGTCACTCGCCTGAATGGAGTCGAAGGCGATCTCCAAAATGATCTGGGGAATAACCGTCCGCACACGGCCTTTTTGTTCCAAGGTGGTCTGCTGGAAGTGTTCCGTCAGTTCCTCGATCTCCACATCGGTCAGACCGGAGTAAGCTTTGCCGATCACACGCAAGGCGTTGTCAGACTCCTCGTCTCGCACGGCAAAAGTGTAGTCACTCAAGACATGACTGCGTTTGCCATGCCCCTGCTCCGCTTTCACCACCACGACATCGAGAGTCGCGAAGGCTTTCTTGAGTTTGAGCCAGGACTTGCCCCTCCGCCCAGGACTGTAATGGCTATCGGGGTCTTTGATGATCAGCCCCTCATTATTCCGTCGGCGTGCCGCCATGAAGGCCGCTTCCACTTCCTCCACCGAATGGGCGCGCTGGACACCGATCAAAGCCAGCCCCTGAGGTAGCTGAAGAGATTCGAGCTGCTGACGCCGTTCTTGCAACGATCGATCCAGCCAGGATCGGTCATTCTGCCAAAGAAGATCGAAAACGACATATCGCACCGTAATGTCACTGGGCAGAAAGAGATCGGCCTGATCTCGGCGACCTAACCGCTTTTGCAAATCAAAAAACGAGAGCTTCTTGTCGTCGGAATATGCGATAATCTCACCATCCAAGATCACGGCATCCGTCATTTGCCGAGCGGCTAAAGCGATCTCAGGAAACTGGTCTGTGATGGGTTTTAAATCCCGAGTAAAAATCTCCATGCGCTGCGGCGTGACATGGAGCTGAGCTCGGATGCCGTCATACTTATCTTCCAGCCAGATGCTTTGAGCGCCCAAAGCCGTCATGCGCTGCCAGACCTCCGCAGCGGTTTCTTCCGGCGACGCCAGCATGACCTTGATGGGAACCATGGGTTGAGGTGCGGCCGCGTGGAGTTCCGCCCTCCGTGCCAGAACGGCTGCCCGCCCGATGTCCCCACAAAGCATGGCCGCTTCACGCACCTGATCCGCATTTTGATCGAATGCCGCCGCCACGGCTTCCTCAATCAATCCTTCCTTGGATCCCATGCGCAGCTCACCGGTCAACAGGCGGATCAACCAAGAGCCTGTATGCGCTGTGAGTCGGAGCAATTGCTCTTTGAGCAACTTCGTTTTTGGAACCGGTCCCCGAACCTCACGCACGGCTCTGAAAAATTGATCGGTTTCACCTAGAGTCACCGTCTGCGGATCTAGCAGATTCATCCGGCTCAGCACGAGATACGCTGTGCGTCCGGCATCAGCTTGGCTGCGTGAAATGGCGCGATACTCGGCATCACTCAATCCCGACAGCTCTTGCAAGGCACGTCGAATGATCGCCCAACCGGCATTCACAGGACCTTCGGCTGCTGCGGGGTCGAACAATAAACCGGCGCAATATCGCACCGCCAAGGCGACATCATTCTCGCTCTCTAGAGCCCTTAAATATTCCGCTAGGAGAGCCGTCTTTTTCAAACGTGAAGATTCAGCCGCCGCCAACTCTCCGACCTGAGACCAACGCGCCAACGAATCGCAAGCCTCAACGACTCCCTTCGCTGCCCCAGATGCGTCCGGCGGCAATGCGTCCAATCGATCAGGCATCCCATCCAGAGACATCTCCAACTGATCTGCCCCCTCCAGGGTCCACGCATCATAACCCCGTGCGCGGAGATCTGCCGCAAACTCACGCGTGTAACCGTGAACCAAAAACACCCGTCTAGCTTTCACTACCTTCACGGTTTCCAGCAATTCAGGATAGTCGGCATGATCACTCAGAGGAAACGCTGCATCCACCTGATAGCGATACTTGGCTCCCGACTGCATGGCCCAGCCGCTCAGCATGGCGGTGCGGCAGATCTTAAGCTTGCGGATAGCTTGGCTGCGTGCTCCGCCGGGCGGAAAAAGCAGAACATGCCCCTTAGCTCTGGCCGGGTCAAAAAGCTGATAGTCTGGTAGCCGCCCCAACCAAGGAGCCACCACTTGAGTCATCTCCCAAATGGAGGGATGAACCATCACAGGATAGCCCGCATCTCCCAAAGCGCAGAGGATTTCCTGCGCTTTGCCTAACGAATAGCCCAACAAGACCGGAATCTCTCCTTCATCGAGAGTTTCGCGCACCCATCGCAGCATTTGCTCAATCACCACCGCCGTGGGTGGAAACCGAAACATCGGCAAACCGAAGGTGGTTTCCATGATCAAGGTGTCCGCAGTCAAGAGCTCACATCGCTCCGAGCTGAGCCCTTGACGCAGCTTGTAATCTCCGGTGTAAAGCAGTGATGCGCCATCGCTCATGCGCGTCAGATGCAGCATGGCCGAACCCACGATATGCCCGGCGGGAAATAAGCGTAGCCTCCAGCCCTCCCACTCGAAGTCTTGCCTCATCGGAAGTGCCTCGACATGACCATCCTTAGACATGCCATAGCGCACCCGCATGAGCTCTCGGGTTAGAGCCGAGCAACACGTCCATTCATGACGGGCCACATGATCGCTGTGCGCATGAGAAATGAAAGCACGCTTCACCCCATGATGAGGATCCAGCCAAAGATCCGCTTCAGGCAGATAGATGCCTTTACGATATTCGACCTTGAGAAGCGGAGTCATTGGCAGGGCTACGCTCAGCAAGCGCAGCCAGATGATGTTCGTCAAGTGTTCCGCCACTGATGAAAGGTCGGTCGCTGAAACGTTACGGATACCATGCGCCTACTGCTCTATCTGTTTTTGCTCCTTTCCCAAGGTCTGTTGCCAGCGCAGGCCGGCAAAAAGTCTTGGCCAGATCTCTCCAGCGTGCCGCCAGACTTAACCTTACCGGCCCTCACGGAGGGGCGGCCGAGAGCCGGATGCTGGGTCCGCCAAACGACGGCCCACTGGCAAGGAACCGAAGTCTATCATCTCCTTTACCTGCCCACCGATTGGAAGCCGGATCGCTCTTGGCCAGTGATTGTTGAATATCCCGGCAACGGCCCTTTTCAAAACGCCTTTGGAGACACGAGCACCGGCAAGGTGGAAGGCTGCTGCCTGGGTTACGGCATCAGCGCGGGTCGCGGCTTTATTTGGATCTCCATGCCCTTCGTTGAAAAGGCGGAGTCCACACAACGAAATGCCACGCGTTGGTGGGGAGATCTCGATGTCTCGAAGCGTTACTGCATCGAAACCGTGCGCGCAGTTTGTCAAAACTTCCACGGCGATCCTCAGCGGGTGCTGCTCAGTGGCTTCTCACGCGGCAGCATTGCCTGCAACTATCTCGGTTTGCACGACGATGAGATCGTCTCTCTTTGGTGCGGGTTTATTTGTCACAGCCACTACGATGGCGTTAAAACTTGGCCCTATCCAGATTCCGACCGGGGCGCTGCACACAAGCGTTTGCTCAGGCTAGGCCAGCGCCCGCAATTCATCAGCCATGAGGGCAGTATTGATGCAACTCGGGATTGGCTCTTGAGCACGGGCATCAACGGCCGCTGGACGCTTGTTCCCCTGCCTTTTCGCAACCACAGCAATGCATGGGTGCTACGAGATCTGCCGGAGAGACAGCGCCTGCGGCAGTGGGTCCATGAAGTCATGCCGAAAAAATAAACTTTCTTTGAGGGATCGTCATGGCGGCGGGGTAGCACCCCGTGGAGCCCCCAACCAGGCTCCACACCAACCAACCCCAAAGTCTAATCAACCATGACGAAACCCATCCTCATTCTGACCTCCGCTGCCCTCATGCTCACGGGAGTGAGTTGCTCCACCGCTAACACAGATTCAGGTGGACGTCGGTACCACACCTCTCCCATCCCGATCAAAAACCGCACCGGCATCAGTTGGACGGACAGCCGAGTCGCCTCCCCTACCGCGCCTGCAGGTAAGGCCCGTTATCATCACTCCAGCTCACCGATCGCCGGTAAGACGGGGCTACAAATCGCTCGCGTGCGCTGAGCCCGCACGTTGGCATCACGCCGTTTGGCCAAAAGGCCCCACCTCACGCATTCCTCTCTATGAACACACCCGACGATCCCCTCGACGAGTTGCTGACTCACTGGCAGGTGCGTGGCGATACACCGCCCACGTTTCAGCGTGAGGTGTGGGCCCGAATCGCCGCCCAAGAGGCTGAACCCACCTGGAAAGAGAAGCTCTGCACTAGGCTGCTGAAGCCCAGCAGTTGGCTTGTCGCATCCGCCGTGGCCATCCTCATTGGTGCTGGCATGGCGTGGCTGGAAACTCGTCCGCTACAGCTCACCCCTTACGATGCCTACGTGCGCTCCATCAGTCCGTTTGCTTCGCATCATTTAGCCGCACGTTAAAATCATGTCGATCCGTGAGAAACTGCTGATCCGGGTGATCGCCGTCATCGCATTGGCCATCATCACCCACGAGATCGTCTATTACCTGCGGCCCAAGCCAGCCACGGCTCAGCAGATGGGCCTGGAATGGCTGAAGGAAGAATACCACCTCCCAAACGATGCCTTTGCACGGATTAAGGACCTCCATCGTGACTACTTCATCCGCTGTGACGAAATGTGCGCCAACATGGAGCGCGCCCACCGCCCTCTGCTCCAGCGGAGTCGGACTCAAGCCTCGCAGGAATGGCGCATGGCCGCCCTGAAACGGGAAAAGGCGATCTGTGAGAACTGCTTGGATAACATGGTGGACCATCTCCGGACCGTGGCCAGCCTCATGCCGGCGGCTGAAGGAGAACGTTTCCTCAAAGACATCCTCCCCGAAGTCATCAACCCGCCCGAACTGCAAAAACTGCGGTCTCAGGTGATCCCCCTTCAATGATTGCATCGCCTGACGACGAGGACAACGATCTCATGATGGCTCTGGCTGGGGGCAATGATCCAGCTCTCAATATCTTAATCCGGCGCTGGACGCCCCGGCTGATCAGTTATGTCGAGCGCCTTTGTGGCTGCCATGCCACCGCCTGCGATCTGGCTCAAGAGACCTTCGTACGTGTTTACAAACACCGTCAGCAATTTCGCCCCGCCCATAAGTTTTCGACCTGGCTCTTCACCATCGCCACGAATCTCATGCGCAATCATTCCCGGTGGCAAAAGCGGCACCCGGTGACCCTTCTGGATCCGCACGAAACTCATGCGCTACCCCTGGAGTCCGGGCATCCAAGTCCAGATGGAGATCTTGAGAACAAGGAGCGCGCAGCCGCCATTCAACGTGCCATAGGGCAGCTCCCTGCAGAACAAAAAGAGGCCCTCATCCTTTCCACCTATGAGGGATTGTCCCACGGGGAAATTGCCGAAATCATGGGCACACGGGAAAAAGTCATTGAGATGCGCATCTACCGCGCCCGCAAACAATTGCGGGAATGGCTTCACGGTTGGCTCCAGACGTGACAACTCGGTCACGATTCTGACACAAATCTCAGCCTCCCATTGACAGCAGGGGCACCTCCCCGCTAACTCACAGAAGCTCGACGTCCGCCCGACTCCATGAACCTGCCCAATCAACTCACGCTCGCACGTCTCGTGCTCACGGGGTTTTTTGTGGCCTGCTTCTATCTCCCCTGGTCGCACACGTACTCCGTCGCGGTCATCATCTTTGGCATCGCGAGCTTTACGGATTACCTGGACGGCAACATCGCTCGGGCACGCAATCTGGTCACCAACTTCGGCAAGCTTTTCGATCCCCTTGCCGACAAAATCCTCATCGCCGCCGCTTTCATCCTCTTGTCGGTGGATAAGACCATTCCCTCTTGGATCACCATTGCCATTCTCTCCCGGGAATTTTTTGTGACGGGCATCCGCCAAATTGCCGCAGGCCAAGGAGCCGTCCTGGCAGCCGAAAAGCTCGGTAAGCACAAGATGGTCTGGCAAATCATCACCGTCCTCTATTTCATGCTCAAGGCCGGGTCCCAGGAGCCCATTTTCGGATTTCTGAAGCCTGCGTTCGCCTCCGCCTCCGTGGATCTCTGGGTCGGCGGCTTCATCATCTACTTCACCACGGCCTTGACCCTGGTCTCAGGTTTCAGCTACTTTTGGAAAAACCGTCATCTCTTCAATGATGCTTAGCGTCATTTGAGGTAGACGGGCTCAAGTTCTAAGCTCTCTACGATCATGTCCGCCGAAGCCCAATTGCGAGCCCTGCAAATCTCACTACCTCCGGCCCCACCGAAAGGTGGCATTTATAAGCCGGTCGTGATTGTCGGTAATATTGCTTACCTCTCTGGACATGGCCCCTATCTGGACGATGGAGGCATGATCCGCGGGCGCGTGGGCGAGGATCTCGATCTAGCGGAAGGCAACGCTGCAGCACGCCAGACCGGGCTGGCCATGCTGGCCACTCTGCAAAAGGAACTGGGAAGCTTGGACCGGATCAAGCGTGTGATTAAGCTCTTGGGCATGGTCAATGCCATGCCCGAATTCACGGATCACCCCAAAGTGATCAACGGCTGCAGCGAGCTCTTTGCCCAAGTCTGGGGTGAAGAGAATGGCATCGGTGCCCGCAGTGCCGTCGGTATGGGCTCTCTACCCGGGAACATTGCTGTGGAAATCGAAGGGATCTTCGAACTCCACCCCTAAAGGCGGCTCATTCATTGAGTCCGTAGGCGTAGCCCACTACCTCACCATCTTCTTCATCAAAGGCAATGCGCATGGGGCGGCAGCACACCTCACAGTCATAGTCCACATCACAGGGAATCTCCGTCACAAAAGGCGCGGGAACATCGAACTCCTCAAAGCAAGTGGGGCAGGTGACAGGAACCGTGTGCATAGAATCAGTCTAGGGCGCTAAAACGGCGAACCAACGCCTCCCGGCGATAGCGAAACACCTTCTCATGCATCGGCTTTACGTAAAGCGTATGGACGACTTCCCCAAACGGCCAAAACGGTAAAGCATAAATCACATGGTCCGAAACCTCAGTCTGAGTCGGCGACACCTCTTTAAAAGAATGTCGATGCTGCCAGAAACGATAGGGGCCAAAACGCTGTTCATCAATGAACGACTCCTGCGGCTGCACATGCCGGATTTCCGTAACCCATGTCCGGTAGAGTCCTGGCAACAACTGCAGGCGATACCAGACCACTTGCCCCGCATAGATGGATGACATATCCCCTCCCGCCACCTCAAAGCGCATATCGGGAGGCGTAATCTCATTCAAGTTAGCTGGCTGAGAGAAAAACGCCCACGCTTCTGCCAACGGAATCCGCAAGATTTGAGACTGACGAAATTCATGCAACTGCATGCTGGCATTACGCCGCATCATCCGACCTGGGCGCACACTCACTTCCGCGGCTGCATACGATCCGGTAAATTGTCATTCTCACGGTCTTGCGGTAGCATATCCCGTTCATCAGCTACGCCATCTCCATCACTATCATGCCCCGGTTGGAACCAACTGCGGTCACGCACCTCCCCGGCCAACTGGAGAGCTCGCCATAGATGTTGCACCGCCTCCGCCCGGGTGAGTTTGAAATCCTTCCGATCACGGTCGAGCAACCCTGGGGAAGCTGGCAATCTCAGAGCAGTCAACCAACGATGCAGAGTTTCCCAATTCACTTGGTCCTCAGGGTGAAAGCGTTCTTCCTGAGGACCAAACTGCCCCCACGTTACCATGGACTCGATGTACTTCCGATCTGGATCACTCATGGCGATATCCACATAACGAAGTACATCGAATGCAGGCCAATCTTTTGCTGAGGGAGTTAACCGATGAAGACGCGTCAAAACCGCAGCGAGGTCCCGACGCGTCATCACCTTGTCGGGCGAAAAGAAAACCTGATCCGCATCGGGCAGCCACACCCGCCGAGCAGCCAGCAAATTAGCGGCCTCAAAGTGCAGGTCGTCTGGACTCACATCCTGCCAGGGCCAGATGAGCACTCCCGGTCCACCATGGCCGCGAACCAAGATCTGCTGGAGTTCATGAATTTTGGCCAACGAACCGACCAACTCCCGAGGCTGCTGCCCGTCCCGCAGAGCCATCCAGGCCAAGGTCCCACTCGCCTGGCCGACGAGCATCATCTGATTATGCAGCCGCAGAGCCGACTGCACCACACTGCTCACCCCTATGTTCTTGCCTGCGCCTAACAATCCCTCAAATTCAATAGGCACAAGCCCACGTGCAGGGAAAACAGCTCGATCCGTATCCGTGTGCCAGCCTCGGCTCGGCGTCTGCTCATACACCCACGGACCCCTGCGGTCCTCGGTAAGAAACTTCCGCCGCGTGGGGTGAAAATCGATGTTGAACTGAAAACCCAAGACCGAGTCCTCCGGGAGAACCTTGGCCCACTTGGGCTCGCGACTCGCTGCCCGAATGTCATTTTCGCTCAGCATGGCCAGAGCCTCTAACCTTAGCCCTTCCCTAACATAGGGTTTCGGTGGCAGACGATCTTCCGTGCCAAATTCGTCCGTTAACTTCATGTAGCGGAAGGAATGCGGAAAGTCACCCACTCGATCATGCACTTGGGTTTGCAGATGGTGCAGCATGCCCAAGGCATGAGCCTTCGCATCCGCAAAAATGATGCGCCGTTGAGCGGGGGTCAGATCCACGATGTTTTTTTTCGAAGCACCCTGCTCCGTTTGCTCTAAAGCTTCCGTCACCTGCTGAGGAAGCTGACAGACAGGGTAATCCTGAACCGGCCAGTTTAGAAAAGTGGCCTCCGTGCCAGGCGCGAAGCCATTGTGCCAGCGATCCACCAGCCGGCGATGGGTGTACACGCTCCATCCTTTCATGGAGTATATGCCGCCGCTCATATCGCTATCCACCCAGGGGGGGGTTTTGTCCAAAGCCGCGAAAGAGTGCGCACCGTAAGTCTTCGGAGCTGACACGGTGTGATCCGAACCTGCCTCCCGTAGCACAACGCACCAGGAAATCGGATTCATCTCCTGACGCCCGGCCTCATCAAAGACCTCCGGGGCACTCGGTTCACCGAAGCGTGAACGCAGATCAGGCCCCGCAGCGTAAGCCGCTCCGCTCAGGCGGATCACATCTCCCCAGTCTGAGGCATCGATGGTGAGTTGAGCCTTCACTTGGAGTTCCGGTTTTTCACCAAACACATGCCGAAAAGTCACCCCTGTGACGTGGCCCCGTTGCACGTCCACATGAATCGGCTCGCGATCCCGCTCGACACGCAATACGCCCGCTTCGATGTGCGGCTTGACCAAGGCCTCGAAAATGGCGGCTGCCGCCGCAGGCTCAATGGTCTCGGTGCCGCAGTAAGCATTCCCCGGCGATGCTTTGCCATACACTCGCGAGTTATGGGCTCGAATCTGATCCACCACCTCGGCAAAGAGGCCACTCCGAGGGAAATTCACCCG is a genomic window of Prosthecobacter debontii containing:
- a CDS encoding magnesium chelatase subunit ChlI family protein — encoded protein: MEVPLVEYRALAQTEPAESSASIRLRVEQARQIQIQRFQGLKGIHTNSAMTPRLIKRHCELDAESGALMEQAMGNMNFSARAHDRILKVARTLADLRGLEKIDADCVLEAVNYRTLDRNLWS
- a CDS encoding RNA polymerase sigma factor, with translation MIASPDDEDNDLMMALAGGNDPALNILIRRWTPRLISYVERLCGCHATACDLAQETFVRVYKHRQQFRPAHKFSTWLFTIATNLMRNHSRWQKRHPVTLLDPHETHALPLESGHPSPDGDLENKERAAAIQRAIGQLPAEQKEALILSTYEGLSHGEIAEIMGTREKVIEMRIYRARKQLREWLHGWLQT
- the rpsR gene encoding 30S ribosomal protein S18, with the translated sequence MQPKTTERLISLRKNNRRMPRRRMDIPVEKLNYSNPELLARFLTETGKLIPRRVTGLPAWLHRKVTREVKRARAVNLLP
- a CDS encoding ATP-dependent DNA ligase, which gives rise to MTPLLKVEYRKGIYLPEADLWLDPHHGVKRAFISHAHSDHVARHEWTCCSALTRELMRVRYGMSKDGHVEALPMRQDFEWEGWRLRLFPAGHIVGSAMLHLTRMSDGASLLYTGDYKLRQGLSSERCELLTADTLIMETTFGLPMFRFPPTAVVIEQMLRWVRETLDEGEIPVLLGYSLGKAQEILCALGDAGYPVMVHPSIWEMTQVVAPWLGRLPDYQLFDPARAKGHVLLFPPGGARSQAIRKLKICRTAMLSGWAMQSGAKYRYQVDAAFPLSDHADYPELLETVKVVKARRVFLVHGYTREFAADLRARGYDAWTLEGADQLEMSLDGMPDRLDALPPDASGAAKGVVEACDSLARWSQVGELAAAESSRLKKTALLAEYLRALESENDVALAVRYCAGLLFDPAAAEGPVNAGWAIIRRALQELSGLSDAEYRAISRSQADAGRTAYLVLSRMNLLDPQTVTLGETDQFFRAVREVRGPVPKTKLLKEQLLRLTAHTGSWLIRLLTGELRMGSKEGLIEEAVAAAFDQNADQVREAAMLCGDIGRAAVLARRAELHAAAPQPMVPIKVMLASPEETAAEVWQRMTALGAQSIWLEDKYDGIRAQLHVTPQRMEIFTRDLKPITDQFPEIALAARQMTDAVILDGEIIAYSDDKKLSFFDLQKRLGRRDQADLFLPSDITVRYVVFDLLWQNDRSWLDRSLQERRQQLESLQLPQGLALIGVQRAHSVEEVEAAFMAARRRNNEGLIIKDPDSHYSPGRRGKSWLKLKKAFATLDVVVVKAEQGHGKRSHVLSDYTFAVRDEESDNALRVIGKAYSGLTDVEIEELTEHFQQTTLEQKGRVRTVIPQIILEIAFDSIQASDRHDSGLALRFPRIKAIRKDKAVEEIDTLTYARKLAGLPGK
- a CDS encoding TraR/DksA family transcriptional regulator produces the protein MPAKKTPAPKAPAKPATKAPAKPAAKAPAKVAKPASKSPAKPVTKAANPAPKKSPPVKKEKAPAKSAAPKPAAKKAAAPKPAANAAPAKKAAVKEAPAKKEKAAAAPAPAAKKEKASAPAPAKEAPAPAATKKAAPAPKEEKVAAPAKPKASASTPKITNVRRTGRAEDEGITMDTPPKKPVLPAAFLKKQRQRLVELRDAYLNSAEGVTNSSLRGSEGDSSAFGMHQADAGSDAYDRDFALSLLAKEQDAIYEINEALKRIDLGMYGICEMSGETIPEERLEALPFTRFTVGCQERIEREQRSGRWNRPVRSLFGLDEASDDGDDDRDEEDSGSSSSNNNESLDFSKE
- a CDS encoding ECF-type sigma factor, with protein sequence MNQITLLLQACQQGQESAPNQLLTAVYAELRKLAAAKMARELPGQTLQATALVHEAWLKLGAANFQNRSHYFGAAAEAMRRILIDRARRRRAVRHGAGQEQVMLDDDLPVAAPVAQDDELLAVHEALDKLAAEDPRKAELVKLHYFVGLTFAEAAEVLGVSEPTAKRDWAYARAWLHREISTMG
- the rpmG gene encoding 50S ribosomal protein L33; amino-acid sequence: MAREIIILECTEAKAEGMPTSRYVSTRNKKSPRTPGRLEKVKFNPFLKRRTLHREIR
- the folE2 gene encoding GTP cyclohydrolase FolE2, with translation MPSSLKDTQNERDDRKIAIDRVGVKNLRFPLRIRDRDQSQQHTVATVTMAVDLPHHYKGTHMSRFVEVLHAHGRELTVASIAAMPRELLSRLNARKAHVEMRFPYFRAKRAPVTKAEGLLDYGVVFEVNAEGDEVDYVVTVEVPVATLCPCSKAISERGAHNQRGLVTLSVRFRQPIWIEDLIELVEASASSQLYSVLKRPDEKYVTEAAYDNPVFVEDLVRSVAQKAYGHKQIKWFRVEAENFESIHNHNAWAVIESHNQPALI